The following are encoded together in the Zygosaccharomyces rouxii strain CBS732 chromosome C complete sequence genome:
- the SWE1 gene encoding tyrosine protein kinase SWE1 (similar to uniprot|P32944 Saccharomyces cerevisiae YJL187C SWE1 Protein kinase that regulates the G2/M transition by inhibition of Cdc28p kinase activity localizes to the nucleus and to the daughter side of the mother-bud neck homolog of S. pombe Wee1p potential Cdc28p substrate), translating to MAEKLRLREQEEEEEEDFNMFKGEEMDYGGSNDDEEDEDEEDSDGRRSSNNLRFYPYTNHKLTRSVGTLNLSLSSNLSTPHHNKQLGDIREEDPNERSVNEYINRWSPFDDYSPSTPVTLKRTASKSELSPFVNDPDILKRWKYKVSNSRLNKSSLSPPQIQQRDTENVPPSGRLDPSAFNAPTGLVSKTSRSSSTYPQKLSIPDTPVKKSPMLEESRLSNTMDDSPRFNVTHETSLFQQSPSLKTIPQISVDNSPLSAGNYNGNPILDNDDDNNNNNHSRNHDVSINRLSKIRYPPHFHVNRYKKIKKSRNSIVLKNSELTNSLQQFTDDLYGTDNGNYQDQNGDVMFLSNLPPPSIGDPRTFYEGGSSTDTTPTRRKSMLGAQNKQHLPSIRVPSSDNRLEFAAHNGSAESSPLQHRKHATLNPDSHLFEKFKNVCTLGEGQFSKVYQVTFAQNNRKYAVKAIQPNKYNTVKRILQEVKILDEISKTNLDQEGKEYVIDFISSWKYQNAFYVMTEYCENGNLDGFLQEHIIAKNTRLEDWRIWKIIVEISLALRFVHESCHIVHLDLKPVNVMVTFEGNLKLGDFGMATHLPLEDVAFENEGDREYIAPEIISDCIYDFKADIFSLGLMIVEIAANVVLPDNGNAWHKLRSGDLSDAGRLSSTDIHSESLFSDSSKVDTNITSISDYQHNTGKHGNALRSNRSIIPAWVPKFLIDGESLERMVKWMIDPNHTRRPSADDVLHTEECIYVEMTRKAGAIIQEDDYGPKPDFFTS from the coding sequence ATGGCAGAGAAGTTAAGGCTGagagaacaagaagaagaggaagaggaagatttCAATATGTTTAAGGGAGAGGAAATGGATTACGGAGGTAGtaatgatgacgaagagGACGAGGACGAAGAAGATTCTGATGGTAGGAGATCGTCAAATAATTTAAGATTTTATCCCTACACAAATCATAAGCTGACCCGAAGCGTTGGAACTCTAAACCTTTCGTTGAGTAGTAACCTGTCTACACCTCATCATAATAAACAATTGGGTGATATAAGGGAGGAGGATCCAAATGAAAGAAGTGTTAATGAATACATCAATCGATGGTCGCCATTTGACGATTATAGTCCAAGTACACCTGTAACATTAAAAAGAACGGCTTCAAAAAGTGAACTTTCGCCATTTGTTAATGATCCTGATATCTTGAAGCGATGGAAATATAAAGTTTCGAATTCTAGACTGAATAAAAGTTCTCTGAGCCCCCCACAAATACAACAACGAGATACAGAGAATGTACCGCCATCGGGTAGACTAGACCCATCGGCATTTAATGCACCGACTGGATTGGTGTCAAAAACGAGTAGATCTTCTTCCACGTATCCACAGAAATTATCCATTCCTGATACTCCTGTGAAAAAATCACCGATGTTAGAAGAATCAAGGTTATCAAATACAATGGATGATTCTCCAAGATTTAATGTTACTCACGAAACTTCACTTTTCCAACAATCACCATCTTTAAAGACAATCCCTCAAATTTCTGTTGATAATTCACCCTTGAGTGCCGGTAACTACAATGGTAATCCGATTCTTGATAATGAcgatgataataataataataatcataGTCGTAATCATGATGTCAGTATTAACAGACTATCGAAAATACGATATCCGCCCCATTTCCACGTTAATCGAtataaaaagattaaaaaatcgagaaattcaattgttctGAAAAATAGTGAATTGACCAACAGTTTACAACAATTCACGGACGATCTTTATGGGACTGATAATGGTAACTATCAAGATCAAAATGGGGACGTTAtgtttttatcaaatttaccGCCACCAAGTATTGGTGACCCGCGTACATTTTATGAGGGGGGCAGCAGCACTGATACGACACCAACGAGAAGAAAATCGATGTTAGGAGCCCAAAACAAACAACATTTACCATCAATTCGGGTACCATCTTCAGATAATAGATTAGAATTCGCCGCGCATAATGGATCAGCAGAATCTTCACCTTTACAACATCGAAAGCATGCAACCCTGAATCCAGATAGTcatctttttgaaaagtttaaaAACGTTTGCACATTAGGTGAAGgtcaattttccaaagtttaTCAAGTAACATTTGCTCAAAACAATCGAAAATATGCGGTTAAGGCGATTCAACCCAATAAATATAATACCGTGAAACGAATATTACAAGAAGTTAAAATACTCGATGAGATAAGTAAGACGAATTTGGACCAAGAGGGTAAGGAATATGTGATAGACTTTATTAGTTCATGGAAGTATCAAAATGCGTTTTATGTGATGACTGAATACTGTGAAAATGGGAATTTGGATGGTTTTTTACAAGAGCATATTATTGCCAAAAATACAAGACTAGAAGATTGgagaatttggaaaattatTGTCGAAATAAGTCTCGCTCTGAGGTTCGTCCACGAATCTTGTCACATCGTCCATCTAGACCTTAAGCCAGTAAACGTTATGGTTACTTTTGAAGGTAATTTAAAATTAGGAGATTTTGGTATGGCTACTCATTTGCCTTTAGAAGATGttgcatttgaaaatgaaggtGATAGAGAATACATTGCTCCAGAAATTATTTCCGATTGCATTTACGATTTCAAAGCCGATATTTTTTCGCTGGGCCTTATGATCGTTGAAATTGCCGCTAACGTTGTATTGCCTGATAACGGTAACGCTTGGCACAAATTACGTTCAGGAGATCTCTCAGATGCCGGTAGATTAAGCTCTACAGATATTCATTCTGAATCACTTTTTTCTGATAGTTCGAAGGTGGATACGAACATTACAAGTATATCGGATTATCAGCATAACACCGGTAAGCACGGCAATGCTCTAAGAAGCAATAGATCAATTATACCAGCGTGGGTACCTAAATTTCTCATCGATGGTGAATCTTTAGAACGTATGGTAAAATGGATGATTGACCCAAATCACACAAGAAGACCAAGTGCGGATGATGTCTTACACACAGAGGAATGCATTTACGTGGAGATGACTCGTAAGGCAGGTGCCATAATTCAAGAAGACGATTACGGTCCTAAACCtgattttttcaccagttAG